The Girardinichthys multiradiatus isolate DD_20200921_A chromosome 6, DD_fGirMul_XY1, whole genome shotgun sequence genome window below encodes:
- the gpsm2 gene encoding G-protein-signaling modulator 2 isoform X1, with protein sequence MDSGGSVVSMRAEEQPFHVRYRMEVSCLELALEGERLCKVGDYSAGVSFFEAAIQVGTEDLQVLSAIYSQLGNAYFHLHDHAKALEFHRHDLTLTRTIGDLLGEAKASGNLGNTLKVLGRFDEAVVCCQRHLDIARDINDKVGQARALYNFGNVYHAKGKSICWSGAEPGDFPEEVMTALRQAAEYYEANLAIVKELGDQAAQGRTYGNLGNTHYLLGNFGKAVASHEQRLLIAKEFGDRSAERRAYCNLGNAFIFLGEFEVAAEHYKRSLQLARQLKDRAVEAQACYSLGNTYTLLQDYERAIDYHLKHLIIAQDLNDRIGEGRACWSLGNAHTALGNHDQAMHFAEKHLEICKETGDRSGELTARMNVSDLQMVLGLSYSTNNSTLSENKEIDYNLHGAKPRMSRRHSMENLELMKLTPDKMNGQKWSSEILTKQSKPSLTKSSSKLFFVSRLRGKKYKPGGSTKVLQDTSNTLDTSQTPAQGPQKRPTPDMLGDEGFFDLLSRFQSNRMDDQRCSIQDRGSRFSLNSGPVSPPRTIRKSVSESVNVSGSSGRRLEESSAAGGSLPGLRLNQSSNQAVLNHLMANADNAEPDDDFFDMLIKCQGSRLDDQRCAPPPPPVRGPTVPDEDFFSLIMRSQAKRMDEQRVTLPSAARSNPSSD encoded by the exons ATGGATTCCGGTGGCTCAGTGGTTAGCATGCGAGCTGAGGAGCAGCCCTTTCATGTCCGCTACAG GATGGAGGTGTCCTGTCTGGAGTTGGCGTTGGAGGGTGAGCGGCTCTGTAAGGTGGGCGACTACAGCGCGGGCGTCTCCTTTTTTGAAGCTGCAATCCAGGTGGGTACAGAGGACCTGCAGGTACTCAGTGCCATCTACAGCCAGCTGGGGAATGCCTACTTCCATCTGCATGACCACGCCAAAGCTTTGGAGTTCCACCGACATGATCTCACCTTGACAAG AACAATTGGTGACCTGCTTGGGGAAGCCAAAGCCAGTGGAAACCTTGGCAACACGTTAAAGGTTTTGGGGCGGTTTGACGAAGCTGTGGTTTGCTGTCAGAGGCATTTGGACATAGCAAGGGACATAAATGACAAA GTTGGGCAGGCGCGAGCGCTGTATAACTTTGGCAATGTGTACCATGCGAAAGGCAAAAGTATTTGTTGGAGCGGGGCTGAGCCTGGAGATTTCCCAGAAGAGGTCATGACAGCACTAAGACAAGCAGCGGAATACTATGA GGCAAACCTGGCAATAGTGAAGGAGCTCGGGGATCAGGCTGCTCAGGGTCGGACTTATGGTAACCTCGGCAACACACACTACCTGTTGGGAAACTTTGGTAAAGCTGTGGCCTCTCATGAACAG CGTCTGCTGATAGCTAAGGAGTTTGGCGATCGCTCAGCAGAACGTCGGGCTTACTGTAACCTGGGAAACGCTTTTATCTTTTTGGGGGAATTTGAAGTGGCCGCTGAGCATTACAA AAGGTCGCTGCAGCTGGCGAGGCAGCTGAAGGACCGAGCTGTGGAGGCACAGGCTTGCTACAGTCTGGGTAACACCTACACGTTACTGCAGGACTATGAGAGAGCCATAGACTATCACCTGAAACACCTCATCATAGCTCAAGACCTCAATGACAG GATTGGGGAGGGTCGAGCATGCTGGAGTCTTGGAAATGCTCACACTGCACTGGGGAACCACGATCAAGCCATGCACttcgctgagaaacaccttgagaTCTGCAAAGAG aCTGGAGACAGGAGTGGGGAGCTGACTGCTCGTATGAATGTCTCGGATCTCCAGATGGTTTTGGGTTTGAGCTACAGCACAAATAACTCTACGCTGTCCGAAAATAAGGAGATAGACTACAACCTGCATG GAGCAAAGCCCAGGATGAGCAGACGACACAGCATGGAGAACCTAGAGCTGATGAAACTCACTCCAGACAAGATGAAC GGTCAGAAGTGGAGCAGTGAAATCCTGACAAAGCAGTCCAAACCCTCCCTGACTAAGAGCTCCTCCAAGCTGTTCTTTGTCAGCCGTCTGCGTGGGAAGAAGTACAAGCCTGGAGGCTCCACTAAGGTCCTCCAGGACACCAGCAACACCCTAGACACAAGTCAGACACCCGCACAGGGACCACAGAAA CGGCCCACTCCTGACATGCTTGGAGATGAAGGCTTCTTTGACCTTCTGAGTCGGTTCCAAAGCAACCGTATGGATGATCAGCGCTGCTCCATACAGGACAGAGGCAGTAGGTTTTCGTTGAACAGTGGGCCCGTTTCACCCCCCAGAACCATCAGGAAAT CTGTATCAGAGTCTGTGAATGTATCAGGATCTTCTGGCAGACGGTTGGAGGAATCGTCAGCAGCGGGGGGAAGCCTGCCTGGTCTGAGACTGAATCAGAGCAGCAACCAGGCTGTGCTGAACCACCTGATGGCCAACGCTGACAACGCAGAGCCTGATGATGACTTCTTTGATATGCTCATCAAGTGCCAG GGCTCCCGCTTGGACGACCAGCGCTGCGCCCCTCCGCCCCCTCCGGTCCGAGGTCCGACCGTACCCGACGAGGACTTCTTCAGCCTCATCATGCGCTCTCAGGCAAAACGAATGGATGAGCAACGCGTCACGTTGCCTTCTGCAGCCAGGTCCAACCCCAGCTCAGACTAA
- the gpsm2 gene encoding G-protein-signaling modulator 2 isoform X2 — MEVSCLELALEGERLCKVGDYSAGVSFFEAAIQVGTEDLQVLSAIYSQLGNAYFHLHDHAKALEFHRHDLTLTRTIGDLLGEAKASGNLGNTLKVLGRFDEAVVCCQRHLDIARDINDKVGQARALYNFGNVYHAKGKSICWSGAEPGDFPEEVMTALRQAAEYYEANLAIVKELGDQAAQGRTYGNLGNTHYLLGNFGKAVASHEQRLLIAKEFGDRSAERRAYCNLGNAFIFLGEFEVAAEHYKRSLQLARQLKDRAVEAQACYSLGNTYTLLQDYERAIDYHLKHLIIAQDLNDRIGEGRACWSLGNAHTALGNHDQAMHFAEKHLEICKETGDRSGELTARMNVSDLQMVLGLSYSTNNSTLSENKEIDYNLHGAKPRMSRRHSMENLELMKLTPDKMNGQKWSSEILTKQSKPSLTKSSSKLFFVSRLRGKKYKPGGSTKVLQDTSNTLDTSQTPAQGPQKRPTPDMLGDEGFFDLLSRFQSNRMDDQRCSIQDRGSRFSLNSGPVSPPRTIRKSVSESVNVSGSSGRRLEESSAAGGSLPGLRLNQSSNQAVLNHLMANADNAEPDDDFFDMLIKCQGSRLDDQRCAPPPPPVRGPTVPDEDFFSLIMRSQAKRMDEQRVTLPSAARSNPSSD, encoded by the exons ATGGAGGTGTCCTGTCTGGAGTTGGCGTTGGAGGGTGAGCGGCTCTGTAAGGTGGGCGACTACAGCGCGGGCGTCTCCTTTTTTGAAGCTGCAATCCAGGTGGGTACAGAGGACCTGCAGGTACTCAGTGCCATCTACAGCCAGCTGGGGAATGCCTACTTCCATCTGCATGACCACGCCAAAGCTTTGGAGTTCCACCGACATGATCTCACCTTGACAAG AACAATTGGTGACCTGCTTGGGGAAGCCAAAGCCAGTGGAAACCTTGGCAACACGTTAAAGGTTTTGGGGCGGTTTGACGAAGCTGTGGTTTGCTGTCAGAGGCATTTGGACATAGCAAGGGACATAAATGACAAA GTTGGGCAGGCGCGAGCGCTGTATAACTTTGGCAATGTGTACCATGCGAAAGGCAAAAGTATTTGTTGGAGCGGGGCTGAGCCTGGAGATTTCCCAGAAGAGGTCATGACAGCACTAAGACAAGCAGCGGAATACTATGA GGCAAACCTGGCAATAGTGAAGGAGCTCGGGGATCAGGCTGCTCAGGGTCGGACTTATGGTAACCTCGGCAACACACACTACCTGTTGGGAAACTTTGGTAAAGCTGTGGCCTCTCATGAACAG CGTCTGCTGATAGCTAAGGAGTTTGGCGATCGCTCAGCAGAACGTCGGGCTTACTGTAACCTGGGAAACGCTTTTATCTTTTTGGGGGAATTTGAAGTGGCCGCTGAGCATTACAA AAGGTCGCTGCAGCTGGCGAGGCAGCTGAAGGACCGAGCTGTGGAGGCACAGGCTTGCTACAGTCTGGGTAACACCTACACGTTACTGCAGGACTATGAGAGAGCCATAGACTATCACCTGAAACACCTCATCATAGCTCAAGACCTCAATGACAG GATTGGGGAGGGTCGAGCATGCTGGAGTCTTGGAAATGCTCACACTGCACTGGGGAACCACGATCAAGCCATGCACttcgctgagaaacaccttgagaTCTGCAAAGAG aCTGGAGACAGGAGTGGGGAGCTGACTGCTCGTATGAATGTCTCGGATCTCCAGATGGTTTTGGGTTTGAGCTACAGCACAAATAACTCTACGCTGTCCGAAAATAAGGAGATAGACTACAACCTGCATG GAGCAAAGCCCAGGATGAGCAGACGACACAGCATGGAGAACCTAGAGCTGATGAAACTCACTCCAGACAAGATGAAC GGTCAGAAGTGGAGCAGTGAAATCCTGACAAAGCAGTCCAAACCCTCCCTGACTAAGAGCTCCTCCAAGCTGTTCTTTGTCAGCCGTCTGCGTGGGAAGAAGTACAAGCCTGGAGGCTCCACTAAGGTCCTCCAGGACACCAGCAACACCCTAGACACAAGTCAGACACCCGCACAGGGACCACAGAAA CGGCCCACTCCTGACATGCTTGGAGATGAAGGCTTCTTTGACCTTCTGAGTCGGTTCCAAAGCAACCGTATGGATGATCAGCGCTGCTCCATACAGGACAGAGGCAGTAGGTTTTCGTTGAACAGTGGGCCCGTTTCACCCCCCAGAACCATCAGGAAAT CTGTATCAGAGTCTGTGAATGTATCAGGATCTTCTGGCAGACGGTTGGAGGAATCGTCAGCAGCGGGGGGAAGCCTGCCTGGTCTGAGACTGAATCAGAGCAGCAACCAGGCTGTGCTGAACCACCTGATGGCCAACGCTGACAACGCAGAGCCTGATGATGACTTCTTTGATATGCTCATCAAGTGCCAG GGCTCCCGCTTGGACGACCAGCGCTGCGCCCCTCCGCCCCCTCCGGTCCGAGGTCCGACCGTACCCGACGAGGACTTCTTCAGCCTCATCATGCGCTCTCAGGCAAAACGAATGGATGAGCAACGCGTCACGTTGCCTTCTGCAGCCAGGTCCAACCCCAGCTCAGACTAA